In one window of Spartinivicinus marinus DNA:
- the flgJ gene encoding flagellar assembly peptidoglycan hydrolase FlgJ, with protein sequence MEHQPASMYTQLNSLQNLKGLEKKNPTQALEKVAKEFESLFTHMLLKSMRAANQVFKEGNYFNSNETQFFEEMLDSQLSVELSKGKGIGLADMLIKQMAPQVAASQPQATPMPFDQAAKQRQLSYTLSYVQAMKAPSGQEDKLNDNQRKDNLAQLKHPPLYNAVIVEEEKRLADKHHQPITTKLTNILSQLAGTTAIDPNKFSRPDAFIKHVYPIAKKLTSAFGFNPAVLVAQAALETGWGKHIIKHNDGNSSYNLFGIKADRRWQGDKTHVNTTEYRQGVAIKEKAAFRSYDSIAASINDYMDFLQVNPRYQTALTKRDNPEQFLKALQQAGYATDPNYAKKILKIANGPLFRSTIDKL encoded by the coding sequence ATGGAGCATCAGCCTGCAAGCATGTACACCCAATTAAATAGTTTACAAAACTTAAAAGGGCTTGAGAAAAAAAATCCGACCCAAGCGTTAGAAAAAGTTGCCAAAGAGTTTGAATCGTTATTTACTCATATGCTGTTAAAAAGCATGCGAGCTGCTAATCAAGTGTTTAAGGAAGGCAATTATTTCAATAGTAATGAAACGCAATTTTTTGAGGAAATGCTTGATAGCCAGTTATCGGTGGAGTTATCTAAAGGAAAAGGTATTGGGTTGGCAGATATGTTGATCAAACAGATGGCACCACAAGTAGCTGCCAGTCAACCTCAAGCGACACCAATGCCGTTTGATCAAGCGGCTAAACAACGGCAGCTATCTTATACGTTAAGTTATGTTCAAGCGATGAAAGCCCCGTCTGGACAAGAAGATAAGCTAAATGATAATCAACGCAAGGATAATCTGGCTCAACTAAAACATCCGCCTCTTTATAATGCTGTAATAGTTGAAGAGGAAAAACGTTTAGCGGATAAGCATCATCAACCGATCACAACCAAACTGACAAATATATTAAGTCAGTTGGCAGGTACTACAGCGATAGATCCTAATAAATTTAGTCGGCCCGACGCATTTATAAAGCATGTTTATCCGATTGCTAAAAAGCTCACCAGTGCTTTCGGTTTTAACCCGGCGGTGTTAGTTGCTCAAGCGGCATTAGAAACCGGTTGGGGAAAACACATTATTAAACATAACGATGGTAACTCCAGCTATAACTTATTTGGTATTAAAGCTGATCGACGCTGGCAGGGAGATAAAACTCATGTCAATACTACTGAATACCGGCAAGGGGTTGCCATCAAAGAAAAAGCGGCTTTCCGTTCCTATGACTCGATTGCCGCCAGTATTAATGATTATATGGATTTTTTGCAAGTAAATCCGCGTTATCAAACAGCATTGACCAAACGTGATAACCCGGAACAATTCTTGAAAGCATTACAGCAGGCAGGTTATGCAACGGACCCTAATTATGCGAAAAAGATTTTGAAAATAGCGAATGGGCCGTTATTTAGATCAACTATAGATAAATTATAA
- a CDS encoding flagellar basal body P-ring protein FlgI — protein sequence MNRQVAINVTNKITKLLVGWLFVIGSLSATAERLKDLASIAGVRSNQLVGYGLVVGLDGTGDKTSQTQFTSQSFMSMLREFGINLPPGINPQLKNVAAVAIHTDLPPFAKPGQKIDITVSSIGNAKSLRGGSLLLTPLKGADGRVYAIAQGNLVVGGLGVEGADGSKITINVPSVGRIPNGATVERAVPSGFNRHNKIILNLNRYDFTSAKRVSDQINQLLGPNIAKAIDGGSIEVTAPLDPSQRVTYMSVLENLEIDPGEAPAKVVINSRTGTIVIGKHVRVSPAAVTHGNLVVTISEDAAVSQPNELGEGDTVVVPQSNLGVEQESNKMFLFKPGVTLNEIVRAVNQVGAAPGDLMAILEALKEVGALRADLVVI from the coding sequence GTGAATAGACAAGTAGCAATTAATGTAACGAATAAAATCACTAAATTGTTAGTAGGTTGGTTATTCGTGATTGGATCATTAAGTGCCACTGCCGAACGGCTAAAAGACTTGGCTAGTATTGCTGGGGTCAGGTCCAACCAGCTGGTTGGTTATGGACTTGTAGTTGGTTTAGATGGTACTGGTGATAAAACCAGTCAAACTCAATTTACCTCACAATCATTTATGAGTATGTTACGGGAATTTGGTATTAATTTACCTCCTGGGATCAATCCTCAATTAAAAAATGTAGCAGCGGTTGCGATTCATACTGATTTACCCCCATTTGCCAAGCCAGGACAAAAAATCGACATAACGGTTTCCTCTATTGGTAATGCCAAAAGTTTACGTGGAGGTAGTTTATTATTAACGCCATTAAAAGGTGCTGATGGGCGAGTGTATGCGATTGCACAAGGTAATTTAGTTGTTGGTGGATTAGGCGTTGAAGGGGCTGATGGCTCTAAAATAACCATTAATGTGCCCAGTGTAGGCCGTATACCAAATGGTGCAACTGTTGAGCGGGCAGTTCCTAGCGGATTTAATCGTCATAATAAAATTATACTCAACTTAAACCGTTATGATTTTACCTCAGCCAAAAGAGTCAGTGATCAAATAAACCAATTGCTTGGACCAAACATCGCTAAAGCCATTGATGGTGGTTCTATCGAAGTTACTGCACCACTCGATCCTTCCCAGCGAGTGACTTATATGTCAGTGCTGGAAAATTTAGAAATTGACCCTGGTGAGGCACCAGCAAAAGTGGTCATTAATTCCCGTACAGGTACGATTGTTATCGGTAAACATGTCAGGGTGTCACCCGCGGCAGTCACCCACGGAAATTTAGTTGTCACAATTAGTGAAGATGCAGCTGTCAGTCAGCCCAACGAACTGGGAGAAGGAGACACTGTGGTGGTACCACAGTCGAATTTAGGTGTTGAGCAGGAAAGTAATAAAATGTTTTTATTTAAACCTGGTGTTACTTTAAATGAAATTGTTCGAGCAGTAAATCAGGTTGGGGCGGCTCCAGGTGATTTAATGGCAATATTAGAGGCACTGAAAGAGGTAGGAGCACTAAGGGCAGATTTGGTTGTCATTTAA
- the flgH gene encoding flagellar basal body L-ring protein FlgH → MKSRKLLFIVIAASIISVLPGCISLPAEPNDPAYAPVYPATPKPAELNNGAIYQSGFEITLYEDRKAHRVGDIITIQLNESTRAKKEADTELSKNTDATVANPTVLGKTAKGLFGNDLSLSTTLSADREFEAETESEQSNSLSGNITVTVSEVLPNGLLKVRGEKWLTLNRGDEYIRITGMVRPDDIGPDNVVSSQKVADARITYSGRGELADSNTAGWITRLILSAFFPF, encoded by the coding sequence ATGAAATCCAGAAAACTGTTATTTATTGTTATTGCTGCATCAATAATATCTGTTTTACCCGGTTGTATTTCGTTACCAGCAGAGCCTAATGACCCGGCGTATGCCCCAGTTTATCCTGCCACTCCAAAACCTGCAGAATTAAATAATGGTGCTATTTATCAGTCTGGTTTTGAAATTACGTTATATGAAGACCGCAAAGCCCATCGGGTGGGGGATATAATTACCATTCAATTAAATGAATCGACTCGTGCAAAAAAAGAAGCAGATACTGAGCTGAGTAAAAATACTGATGCGACAGTAGCGAATCCAACTGTACTAGGGAAAACAGCAAAAGGTTTATTTGGTAACGATTTAAGTCTATCAACAACGTTATCAGCTGATCGAGAATTTGAAGCAGAAACTGAGTCAGAGCAAAGTAACAGCTTAAGCGGCAACATTACAGTAACAGTTTCAGAAGTATTACCTAACGGTTTATTAAAAGTGCGAGGAGAAAAATGGCTGACGTTAAACCGTGGTGACGAATATATTCGGATTACCGGGATGGTCAGGCCAGATGACATCGGCCCAGACAATGTGGTGTCTTCACAAAAAGTTGCTGATGCACGGATTACTTACAGTGGACGGGGTGAATTAGCCGATTCTAATACCGCTGGCTGGATTACCCGGTTAATTTTAAGTGCATTTTTTCCATTTTAA
- the flgG gene encoding flagellar basal-body rod protein FlgG, whose protein sequence is MHPSLWISKTGMHAQDKQLSVVANNLANVATVGFKRDRAEFEDLFYQIQRQPGAQSTQDNQIPSGLQIGTGVRVVSTQKVFSTTGFQTTEQPLDVAINGRGFFQILLPDGTIAYSRNGQFHLNSDGDVVNGNGLPLEPGITVPRDATNFTVGEDGTVTIQTPGNVQPQQLGQITLVDFVNPGGLQAVGSNLFLATGASGDPVEGTPGQDGLGFLKQYTLESSNVSVVEEMVNMITTQRAYEMNSKVIATADQMLQFVNQNV, encoded by the coding sequence ATGCACCCTTCTCTTTGGATCAGCAAAACCGGCATGCACGCCCAAGACAAGCAACTATCAGTGGTTGCCAATAATTTAGCGAATGTCGCAACAGTAGGTTTTAAAAGAGATAGAGCAGAGTTTGAAGATTTATTTTATCAAATCCAGCGGCAACCTGGTGCACAATCCACTCAAGATAATCAAATTCCCTCAGGCTTACAAATAGGCACTGGTGTAAGGGTGGTTAGCACTCAAAAAGTATTTTCAACCACAGGTTTTCAAACGACGGAACAGCCGCTTGATGTGGCAATTAATGGTCGTGGTTTTTTTCAAATATTATTACCCGATGGCACCATTGCTTATTCTCGAAATGGACAGTTTCATTTAAATTCAGATGGTGATGTAGTGAACGGTAATGGTTTGCCACTAGAGCCTGGTATAACTGTACCTAGAGATGCCACTAATTTTACGGTGGGTGAAGATGGTACGGTCACCATTCAAACACCAGGTAATGTTCAACCGCAGCAATTGGGGCAAATTACCCTAGTAGATTTTGTAAACCCTGGTGGCTTACAGGCAGTGGGAAGTAATTTATTTTTAGCAACTGGTGCTAGTGGTGATCCGGTTGAGGGTACTCCAGGACAAGATGGTTTAGGGTTTCTTAAACAATATACACTGGAAAGTTCTAATGTTAGTGTGGTAGAGGAAATGGTCAATATGATTACCACCCAACGAGCTTATGAAATGAACTCAAAAGTTATTGCTACTGCGGATCAAATGCTGCAGTTTGTTAATCAAAATGTTTAA
- a CDS encoding flagellar basal body rod protein FlgF has product MDKALYIAMTGAVQNMQAQSIRANNLANVNTTGFKADFEQARSMPVFGEFYPSRAYALTENPATNYNPGWLQETGNDFDVAIKGDGWIAVIGPDGTERYTRVGNLSIGPNGQLYTGNNLQVLGDGAPIVIPEFDKIEIGLDGTISIRPRGQGPQELAQIDRIRLVNPPLEQLEKDENGLFKLKEEGAGAVLPDANVRLVAGFLEGSNVSAVEEMIHLLSLARQYEVHVKMMSRADENAEAMARILQIG; this is encoded by the coding sequence ATGGATAAAGCATTATATATAGCCATGACAGGGGCTGTGCAAAATATGCAGGCTCAATCAATTCGAGCCAATAATTTGGCAAATGTGAATACCACAGGGTTTAAGGCTGATTTTGAACAAGCCCGGTCCATGCCTGTATTTGGTGAGTTTTACCCCAGCCGGGCTTATGCATTAACGGAAAACCCGGCTACCAACTATAACCCTGGTTGGCTTCAAGAGACGGGTAATGATTTCGATGTCGCCATCAAAGGTGATGGCTGGATTGCTGTAATAGGCCCTGATGGTACAGAACGTTATACTCGGGTAGGAAATTTATCCATTGGCCCTAATGGACAGCTTTATACCGGCAATAATTTGCAGGTACTTGGTGATGGGGCGCCTATTGTTATTCCAGAGTTTGATAAAATTGAAATTGGTCTTGATGGCACAATCAGTATTCGTCCGCGAGGCCAAGGGCCGCAAGAATTAGCACAAATTGATCGAATTCGATTAGTCAATCCTCCTCTAGAACAGCTGGAAAAAGATGAAAATGGTTTATTTAAACTAAAAGAAGAAGGCGCAGGTGCCGTACTGCCTGATGCTAATGTCAGATTAGTGGCTGGTTTTTTAGAGGGAAGTAATGTGAGTGCCGTAGAGGAAATGATTCATTTATTATCATTAGCTCGTCAATATGAAGTTCATGTAAAAATGATGAGCCGTGCGGATGAAAATGCTGAGGCAATGGCGCGCATATTGCAGATTGGTTAG
- a CDS encoding flagellar hook-basal body complex protein, with product MGFNTGLSGLKAATIDLDAIGNNIANGSTIGFKNSRAEFHDLFSRSFGGSASQAGNGVIVQAVAQQFSQGNLKPTERNLDLSINGTGFFITRASDGVNYTRQGIFGVNRDGQIVTNTGDFLQGFIADATGAIVPGVLSDLQVGEQFQDPRLTSNVDISFNVDSRETVLATRGSSSQANAVLIANAQAGINNGYTAGSFLLQNVSQTPATTLATLAVPSVANLSAGAIAAEIAQLGSNNGIISASANARAKVDVTTLPLGGAAVAGSSLSINGQAVSLTTVNNVNELATAISNLTGVSAAIDAAAPNEIRIFNNTGDDIRIAINNTGVGAGIPVQGATTTSFTNAGAAVNVTDGNTVTVGGELSFQLEENVQIAAPTLPATISNIFNLPLTYSPFVENDFNPNDQSTYNHATQVQIFDSLGNPHNLTSYFVKEPEMTSTPNVSDWSMYILIDGQDVGDPIVPGGAATRSRFSVQFDREGGLVTTNPIVITNWVPLDTNGDPINALQPVNISAGGDVLPLPEPPTSSNFVIDIANSTQFGSPFAVDSLTQNGFGVGRLTDLDVSQEGILFARYTNGQNSILGQLAMANFVNPQGLTPIGKTAWIESIDSGEPVVGAPGTGVLGSVESGSLEESNVDVAEELVNLIIAQRNYQANAKTIQTEDTITQTIINLR from the coding sequence ATGGGATTTAATACTGGCTTAAGCGGTTTAAAAGCAGCCACGATTGATTTGGATGCAATAGGCAATAACATAGCAAATGGGAGTACAATTGGTTTTAAAAACTCAAGGGCTGAGTTTCATGATTTATTTTCACGTTCGTTTGGTGGTAGTGCCAGTCAAGCGGGCAATGGTGTTATTGTACAAGCGGTTGCACAGCAGTTTAGCCAGGGTAACCTTAAACCTACTGAGCGTAACTTAGACTTATCAATCAATGGCACTGGTTTTTTTATTACGCGGGCGTCTGATGGTGTCAATTACACACGACAAGGCATTTTTGGCGTTAATAGAGATGGGCAGATCGTAACCAATACGGGTGATTTTTTACAAGGATTTATTGCTGATGCAACTGGAGCCATTGTGCCTGGGGTGTTGTCAGATTTACAAGTCGGTGAACAATTTCAAGACCCGCGGTTAACCAGTAATGTTGACATTAGTTTTAATGTTGATTCGAGAGAAACAGTATTAGCCACGCGAGGCAGTTCCTCACAGGCCAATGCTGTGCTTATTGCCAATGCCCAAGCAGGTATTAATAACGGCTATACGGCAGGTAGTTTTCTTTTACAAAATGTGTCGCAAACCCCGGCAACTACTTTGGCGACTTTAGCGGTGCCAAGTGTAGCGAATTTATCTGCTGGGGCGATTGCCGCTGAGATTGCACAATTAGGCTCTAATAATGGGATAATCAGTGCTAGTGCAAATGCCAGAGCAAAAGTCGATGTGACCACTTTGCCGTTAGGGGGGGCTGCTGTAGCAGGATCATCACTTAGTATCAATGGTCAGGCAGTGAGTTTAACCACGGTGAATAATGTTAATGAACTGGCTACAGCTATTTCTAACTTAACGGGAGTGAGTGCAGCGATTGATGCAGCAGCACCCAATGAAATTCGAATATTTAATAATACTGGGGATGATATTCGAATTGCTATTAATAATACTGGGGTAGGCGCGGGAATTCCTGTTCAGGGGGCGACCACCACCAGCTTTACCAACGCGGGGGCAGCTGTCAATGTGACGGATGGAAATACTGTCACCGTGGGCGGTGAATTATCCTTTCAATTAGAGGAAAATGTTCAAATAGCGGCACCCACATTACCCGCAACCATTTCTAATATTTTTAACTTGCCATTGACTTATTCGCCTTTTGTTGAAAATGATTTTAATCCCAATGATCAGTCAACCTATAATCACGCTACTCAAGTACAAATATTCGACAGCTTAGGTAATCCTCATAACCTGACTTCGTATTTTGTGAAAGAACCTGAGATGACATCAACGCCTAATGTCAGTGACTGGAGTATGTATATATTGATTGATGGTCAAGATGTGGGTGACCCTATTGTGCCAGGAGGTGCGGCAACACGATCAAGGTTTTCGGTGCAATTTGATCGGGAGGGTGGTTTAGTCACTACCAATCCCATTGTCATTACTAACTGGGTCCCGCTTGATACGAATGGAGATCCTATTAATGCACTGCAGCCCGTTAATATTTCGGCTGGTGGTGATGTATTGCCATTACCTGAGCCGCCAACCAGTTCTAATTTTGTTATTGATATTGCAAATTCTACCCAATTTGGGAGCCCATTTGCGGTTGATAGTTTAACCCAAAATGGTTTTGGAGTAGGGCGGCTGACGGATTTAGATGTTAGTCAGGAAGGTATTTTATTTGCCCGTTACACCAATGGACAAAATTCAATTTTAGGCCAGTTAGCTATGGCTAATTTTGTTAATCCGCAGGGGTTAACACCGATAGGAAAAACCGCTTGGATAGAATCAATAGACTCTGGAGAGCCGGTGGTAGGTGCACCAGGAACTGGGGTGTTAGGCTCAGTGGAGTCTGGTTCTTTAGAAGAGTCAAATGTAGATGTGGCAGAAGAGCTGGTGAATTTAATTATTGCTCAGCGAAATTATCAGGCTAATGCAAAAACCATCCAAACTGAAGATACCATTACCCAAACAATAATCAACTTAAGATAA
- a CDS encoding flagellar hook assembly protein FlgD, with protein sequence MSTPITNNSNTNATNAVIEKYKLQQPKQNDANTELGKNQFLELMITQMKHQDPLNPQKNEEFVAQLAQFSSVEGITNLNQTVESMASAFNSSQALQASALVGRKVLVPTSFSDLEAGGKVVGVIDIPQPINNLFVEIYSSSSNQPIKQMNLGKQLAGELDISWDGKDNNNQAQPAGKYRFKAYTQIDGKQVPLNTLLGANVNSVTLGGLNNVLLNVEGVQGEVRLNEVKRIQ encoded by the coding sequence ATGAGCACGCCAATAACAAATAATAGTAACACTAATGCGACTAATGCAGTTATAGAAAAATATAAACTGCAGCAACCGAAGCAAAATGATGCCAATACGGAGTTAGGTAAGAATCAGTTTTTAGAGTTGATGATTACCCAAATGAAGCATCAGGATCCATTGAATCCACAAAAAAATGAAGAGTTTGTTGCCCAACTGGCTCAATTCAGTTCGGTTGAAGGGATAACAAATCTGAATCAAACCGTTGAGTCAATGGCGAGTGCATTTAACTCCAGCCAGGCATTGCAGGCCTCAGCATTAGTGGGACGAAAAGTATTGGTACCCACCTCCTTCAGTGATTTGGAAGCGGGAGGAAAAGTAGTTGGGGTGATTGATATACCACAACCGATTAATAATTTATTCGTTGAAATATACAGCAGTAGTAGTAATCAGCCCATAAAACAAATGAATTTAGGTAAGCAGCTGGCAGGTGAGCTAGATATTAGCTGGGATGGAAAAGATAATAATAACCAAGCTCAGCCTGCAGGAAAATACCGCTTTAAAGCGTATACCCAGATTGATGGAAAACAAGTGCCACTAAATACCTTGTTAGGAGCGAATGTTAATAGTGTTACCTTGGGTGGCTTAAATAATGTGCTATTAAATGTTGAAGGAGTACAAGGAGAGGTGAGACTCAATGAAGTGAAACGGATTCAATAA
- the flgC gene encoding flagellar basal body rod protein FlgC: MALVNVFNISGSGMSAQSVRLNTVASNIANAETASSSIDKTYRARYPVFTAISPAQQDLSFNQFLHEQQPQPEKGVMVKAIVESKAPLQRRYEPDHPMANNEGYVFYPNINVVEQMTDMISASRSFQTNVEIMNTAKTMLQKVLTLGQ; encoded by the coding sequence ATGGCTTTAGTCAATGTGTTTAATATTTCTGGGTCGGGGATGTCGGCCCAGTCGGTTCGACTGAATACAGTGGCTAGCAATATTGCTAATGCTGAAACAGCGAGCAGTAGTATTGATAAAACCTATCGCGCTCGGTACCCCGTATTTACTGCTATCAGTCCAGCACAACAGGATCTCTCTTTTAATCAGTTTTTGCATGAACAACAACCGCAACCTGAAAAAGGGGTTATGGTAAAAGCCATTGTGGAAAGTAAAGCGCCTTTACAAAGGCGTTATGAACCGGATCACCCGATGGCAAATAATGAAGGATATGTTTTTTACCCAAATATTAATGTGGTAGAGCAAATGACCGATATGATTTCAGCCTCTCGCTCATTTCAAACGAATGTGGAAATTATGAATACGGCAAAAACAATGCTACAGAAAGTGCTGACATTAGGGCAGTAA
- the flgB gene encoding flagellar basal body rod protein FlgB — protein MAINFDQALGIHPQALLLRGKRAELLADNLVNSDTPGFKARDIDFKQVLNRVNEAQQSGNKLPLQQTHQDHLVGLSQKQDADLLYRIPIQPAIDGNTVDTQQEYAIYARNAMDYQSSFEFLNSKFKGLIKAIKGQ, from the coding sequence ATGGCTATTAATTTTGATCAGGCATTAGGGATTCATCCTCAAGCATTATTATTAAGAGGAAAGCGGGCAGAGTTATTGGCTGATAATTTAGTTAATAGCGATACCCCTGGTTTTAAAGCCCGTGATATTGATTTTAAACAGGTATTGAATCGGGTTAATGAGGCACAACAATCTGGCAATAAATTGCCGTTGCAGCAAACGCATCAAGACCATTTAGTCGGCTTATCGCAGAAACAGGATGCAGATTTGTTATATCGTATTCCAATTCAGCCTGCCATTGATGGTAATACAGTTGATACCCAACAGGAGTATGCCATTTATGCTCGGAATGCAATGGATTATCAAAGTAGCTTTGAGTTTTTAAACAGCAAGTTTAAAGGTTTAATCAAAGCAATTAAGGGGCAATAA
- a CDS encoding CZB domain-containing protein, which yields MQGIIEESANTSFVQTMKLDHVAWKVSIYRHLIHQLPVQEGAIPDHAHCRLGDWYYHGEGKHYQNLMAYRHLEEPHKMLHVSGIQAIEAQLAGKHREVLKHLESMESASVKVVDCLSDLESAMRSSDDNHGFHH from the coding sequence ATGCAAGGTATTATCGAGGAATCAGCCAACACCAGTTTTGTTCAAACCATGAAGCTAGATCATGTTGCATGGAAAGTATCTATTTATCGTCATTTAATTCATCAGTTGCCTGTGCAGGAAGGGGCAATACCTGACCATGCCCATTGTCGGCTGGGTGATTGGTATTATCATGGTGAGGGTAAGCATTATCAAAACTTAATGGCTTATCGTCACTTGGAAGAACCACATAAGATGTTGCATGTCAGTGGTATTCAGGCAATTGAGGCACAATTAGCAGGTAAGCATAGAGAAGTGTTAAAACATTTAGAGTCAATGGAATCTGCCAGTGTTAAAGTCGTCGATTGTTTAAGTGATCTGGAATCAGCAATGCGTTCATCGGATGACAACCACGGTTTTCATCATTAA
- a CDS encoding tRNA(Met) cytidine acetyltransferase TmcA: MQQQLSHWLAVIKQQATVSRHRATIVIAGEQAWTQQQASHLVTLLGPVTSGYWVTTDNLRHQGITVIAPQQVRECLGRESQLLVYDAFTGFNPDHFAAMTGTLAGGGLLLLLTPPLATWAEFNDPEYHQLTVLPYTADSVQGAFLKWLVAAIHKPRSLFITWQQDQSLPTVEVDSSLQPAVRVGDAVTADGCITQDQAEAVAGIIKVATGHRKRPLVITADRGRGKSAALGIAAGKLLQQGKRILVTAPNFEAVHTLFSHAATYLTIDWPLQPKLIYSDAHTNSWLHYVTPDNLSDEMTPADVLFIDEAAAIPPNLLNRWTEHYTRIVFATTVHGYEGTGRGFTIRFQPMLTCIRPQWRALSLTQPIRWQSNDPLENFCFDALLLDAEPVADEQLINFTAKDLIFKKISPEMLVQQPQLLRRLFGLLIMAHYRTTPGDLRHLLDGPNLQIWLGFYHGEVVAASLTALEGALDEDLTHAIYLAKRRPKGHLVPQTLVAHGGYQQVARLRCVRIIRIAVHPAIQGQGVGRQLIDHIYHEVKAEQDYLAVAYGVTLQLQGFWQSLGFLPLRLGITREVSSGCYALIMAKPVSVEATKQVLEMSSRFHHHFISQLAELWPGLDDKIVTAILSSHQQNNIELSEQDQQDVYAFGFGNRQYETCIVPLRNWLQVQIQQHPKQWLQLTESEQHLWIKKVMQQYSWERLRNLTGLAKQPLIKQMRQVVQKLTLR; this comes from the coding sequence TTGCAACAGCAACTTAGTCATTGGTTGGCCGTTATTAAGCAACAGGCGACTGTCAGTAGGCATCGTGCCACTATAGTGATTGCTGGAGAGCAAGCATGGACTCAACAACAGGCGAGTCATTTGGTTACTTTGCTGGGGCCAGTCACTTCTGGTTATTGGGTGACCACTGATAATTTGCGACATCAGGGCATCACTGTTATCGCACCACAGCAGGTACGAGAGTGTTTAGGTCGAGAAAGCCAGCTTTTGGTTTATGATGCATTCACAGGCTTTAACCCGGATCATTTTGCAGCGATGACTGGTACTTTAGCTGGCGGTGGTCTGTTACTTTTATTGACGCCACCATTAGCCACCTGGGCTGAATTTAATGACCCAGAATATCATCAGTTGACCGTATTGCCTTATACTGCAGATTCAGTACAAGGCGCTTTTTTAAAGTGGCTGGTAGCAGCAATTCATAAACCACGTTCGTTGTTTATAACATGGCAGCAAGATCAATCACTGCCAACCGTTGAGGTAGACTCCAGCTTGCAGCCAGCAGTGAGGGTAGGTGATGCTGTTACAGCAGATGGTTGTATTACCCAAGATCAAGCAGAAGCTGTTGCAGGTATAATAAAAGTCGCGACAGGACATCGTAAACGCCCGTTGGTTATTACAGCGGATCGAGGGCGAGGAAAATCAGCTGCACTGGGTATTGCCGCTGGGAAATTGTTGCAACAAGGCAAGCGTATTTTAGTGACAGCCCCTAATTTTGAAGCTGTGCATACATTATTTAGTCATGCGGCAACCTATTTAACGATTGACTGGCCATTACAACCTAAATTGATTTATAGCGATGCTCATACCAATAGTTGGCTGCATTATGTGACGCCTGATAATCTCAGTGATGAAATGACACCAGCTGATGTACTATTCATTGATGAAGCTGCCGCAATTCCTCCCAACTTATTAAACCGTTGGACAGAACACTACACTCGTATTGTATTTGCCACCACAGTGCATGGCTATGAAGGAACAGGGCGGGGATTTACCATTCGTTTTCAGCCTATGTTAACCTGCATTAGACCGCAATGGCGAGCATTGAGCTTAACTCAGCCGATTCGCTGGCAGTCAAATGACCCATTAGAAAATTTTTGTTTTGATGCGTTGTTACTGGATGCAGAGCCTGTTGCAGATGAGCAATTAATTAATTTTACGGCTAAAGATCTGATATTTAAAAAAATATCGCCTGAGATGTTGGTGCAACAGCCACAATTATTGAGGCGTTTATTTGGGTTGCTGATAATGGCTCATTATCGTACTACACCAGGCGACTTAAGACACTTATTGGATGGCCCCAATTTACAGATTTGGCTCGGGTTTTATCATGGCGAAGTCGTTGCTGCCAGCTTAACTGCGCTTGAAGGTGCCCTAGACGAGGATTTAACCCATGCGATTTATTTAGCTAAACGGCGTCCTAAAGGGCACTTAGTACCACAAACGTTGGTCGCTCATGGTGGTTATCAACAAGTAGCAAGGCTACGTTGTGTCAGAATTATCCGTATAGCAGTCCATCCTGCCATTCAGGGGCAAGGGGTGGGGCGACAGTTAATTGATCATATTTATCATGAAGTAAAAGCGGAACAAGATTATCTAGCAGTTGCTTATGGTGTTACATTACAGTTGCAGGGTTTTTGGCAGTCATTAGGTTTTTTACCACTCAGATTGGGTATTACTAGGGAAGTGAGCAGTGGCTGTTATGCCTTAATAATGGCAAAACCTGTTTCGGTTGAAGCGACGAAACAAGTGCTTGAAATGAGTTCTCGGTTTCACCATCATTTTATTTCACAATTAGCTGAGTTGTGGCCAGGCTTGGATGATAAAATCGTGACTGCCATTTTAAGTAGTCATCAACAGAATAACATAGAACTATCAGAGCAAGATCAACAAGATGTGTATGCATTTGGTTTTGGTAATCGGCAATATGAAACTTGTATTGTGCCGTTAAGAAATTGGCTGCAAGTGCAAATTCAACAGCATCCTAAACAATGGTTGCAGTTGACAGAGTCAGAACAACATTTATGGATAAAAAAAGTAATGCAGCAATATAGCTGGGAGCGCTTACGGAATTTAACTGGATTAGCCAAACAGCCTCTGATTAAACAAATGCGGCAGGTAGTACAAAAACTAACGTTAAGATAA